The following are encoded together in the Hemicordylus capensis ecotype Gifberg chromosome 4, rHemCap1.1.pri, whole genome shotgun sequence genome:
- the TMEM121 gene encoding transmembrane protein 121 isoform X2, whose protein sequence is MVLPPPDKRHVCLTTIVIMTSMAFMDAYLVEQNQGPRKIGVCIIVLNYKADKRNLETVARKALTLLLSICVPGLYLVLVALDSMEYIRTFRKKEDLRGRLFWVALDLLDILDIQANLWEPHKTGLPIWAEGLMFFYCYILLLILPCVSLSEISMQGEHIAPQKMMLYPVLSLVTINVVTIFIRAVNMVLFQDSRVSTIFIGKNIIAIATKACTFLEYKKQVKEFPQNAIALELQQNSVPHNQTIHSSQGISHEQSPTRETLDT, encoded by the exons ATGGTACTTCCGCCTCCAGACAAGCGTCACGTGTGTCTCACCACTATTGTCATCATGACCAGCATGGCATTCATGGATGCCTATCTGGTGGAGCAGAACCAAGGACCCCGTAAGATTGGAGTCTGCATCATTGTCCTG AACTACAAGGCTGATAAGCGGAAcctggagacagtggccaggaaggCACTGACCTTGCTGCTCTCCATCTGCGTCCCAGGACTGTACCTGGTGCTGGTGGCCTTGGACAGCATGGAATACATACGCACCTTCCGGAAGAAAGAGGATTTGCGAGGGCGTCTCTTCTGGGTGGCCTTAGACCTGCTGGATATCTTGGACATTCAGGCCAACCTGTGGGAGCCACACAAGACTGGGCTACCAATCTGGGCGGAAGGGCTCATGTTCTTCTACTGCTATATCCTGCTCCTGATCCTGCCTTGTGTGTCCCTCAGTGAGATTAGCATGCAAGGGGAGCACATTGCTCCGCAGAAAATGATGCTCTACCCAGTCTTGAGCCTGGTGACCATCAACGTTGTCACCATATTCATCCGGGCCGTTAACATGGTCCTGTTCCAAGACAGCAGAGTCTCCACCATCTTCATTGGCAAGAACATCATTGCCATTGCCACCAAGGCCTGCACGTTCCTCGAGTACAAGAAGCAGGTGAAGGAATTCCCGCAAAATGCCATTGCACTGGAGCTGCAGCAGAACTCAGTGCCCCACAACCAGACCATCCACAGTTCGCAAGGCATTTCTCACGAGCAGTCGCCCACCAGGGAGACTTTGGACACATGA
- the TMEM121 gene encoding transmembrane protein 121 isoform X1, translating into MVLPPPDKRHVCLTTIVIMTSMAFMDAYLVEQNQGPRKIGVCIIVLVGDICFLIVLRYVAVWVGAEVKTAKRGYAMILWFLYIFVLEIKLYFIFQNYKADKRNLETVARKALTLLLSICVPGLYLVLVALDSMEYIRTFRKKEDLRGRLFWVALDLLDILDIQANLWEPHKTGLPIWAEGLMFFYCYILLLILPCVSLSEISMQGEHIAPQKMMLYPVLSLVTINVVTIFIRAVNMVLFQDSRVSTIFIGKNIIAIATKACTFLEYKKQVKEFPQNAIALELQQNSVPHNQTIHSSQGISHEQSPTRETLDT; encoded by the coding sequence ATGGTACTTCCGCCTCCAGACAAGCGTCACGTGTGTCTCACCACTATTGTCATCATGACCAGCATGGCATTCATGGATGCCTATCTGGTGGAGCAGAACCAAGGACCCCGTAAGATTGGAGTCTGCATCATTGTCCTGGTAGGAGACATCTGCTTTCTGATTGTACTGCGCTATGTGGCTGTGTGGGTGGGGGCTGAAGTGAAGACAGCCAAGCGTGGCTATGCCATGATCCTTTGGTTCCTCTACATCTTTGTGCTGGAAATCAAGCTGTATTTTATATTCCAGAACTACAAGGCTGATAAGCGGAAcctggagacagtggccaggaaggCACTGACCTTGCTGCTCTCCATCTGCGTCCCAGGACTGTACCTGGTGCTGGTGGCCTTGGACAGCATGGAATACATACGCACCTTCCGGAAGAAAGAGGATTTGCGAGGGCGTCTCTTCTGGGTGGCCTTAGACCTGCTGGATATCTTGGACATTCAGGCCAACCTGTGGGAGCCACACAAGACTGGGCTACCAATCTGGGCGGAAGGGCTCATGTTCTTCTACTGCTATATCCTGCTCCTGATCCTGCCTTGTGTGTCCCTCAGTGAGATTAGCATGCAAGGGGAGCACATTGCTCCGCAGAAAATGATGCTCTACCCAGTCTTGAGCCTGGTGACCATCAACGTTGTCACCATATTCATCCGGGCCGTTAACATGGTCCTGTTCCAAGACAGCAGAGTCTCCACCATCTTCATTGGCAAGAACATCATTGCCATTGCCACCAAGGCCTGCACGTTCCTCGAGTACAAGAAGCAGGTGAAGGAATTCCCGCAAAATGCCATTGCACTGGAGCTGCAGCAGAACTCAGTGCCCCACAACCAGACCATCCACAGTTCGCAAGGCATTTCTCACGAGCAGTCGCCCACCAGGGAGACTTTGGACACATGA